The window TACAGCCCACGAGGATGAGGCATAACCGATCAGCCGGTCGTCACCATTGGTAATCCTGAAATTACGCGTGGTGAACAGCGTTTCCACATCCTGAATCCATGTCTCGATGGTAATCGTTTCGTTTTCAAGTGGCAACCTCTCCACATCAAGGATGAAGCGGGAAAGAACCCATGTGTAGTCTAGCGACTGCAACTTCAGTACGCCAAACCCGTTGTTGTCGGCATCCTGTCCTGCAGTTTTCAGGATCATGTCGAACAACGACGATAACGATACCTTTTTCCGGAAATCGATATACTGGGCGGAGATCTGGAACTGATACTTTCGCTTTTTCTCCATGATCAGTTAGATTGCAATCAGCAGGTAGTAGTTCTTCTTGCCCCGCTGCGCCAGTATATATTTATCGGCAATCAGGTATGAGGTATCAATGACCGTTTCGGCATCTTCCAGCTTGTCTTTGTTGATCGATACGCCACCGGCCTGTACGGTTTTGCGCATTTCACCCTTGGAAGGAAAAACTGCGGCTGTCTCGGTCAGCAACTCCACCGCCTTGACTCCTCCGGCAAGCAGATCCCTCGAAACATTGAATTGAGGAACACCGTCGAAAACCTGAAGGAAAGTGGTTTCGTTGATAGAACGGAGGGCCTGGGATGTGGATTTTCCAAAGAGGATCTCCGAGGCAGTCACCGCCATCTCATACTCCTCCCGGCTATGAACCATGACAGTGATCTCCTCCGCCAGCCTCTTCTGTAGCGGCCGCATATGCGGAGCAGCCTGTTGTTCTGCCACCAGCGCTTCAATCTCTTCTTTCGACAAGGAGGTGAAGATCTTGATGTATTTTTCGGCATCGGCATCGCTTACGTTCATCCAGAACTGATAAAACTGGTAGGGTGAAGTGTAGCGGCTATCCAGCCAGACATTGCCACTTTCCGTTTTTCCGAACTTTCCTCCATCGGCTTTGGTGATAAGGGGACAAACCAATGCGTATGCTTCTCCGCCGGCAATTCGCCTGATAAGCTCGGTACCTGTGGTGATGTTGCCCCACTGGTCACTCCCTCCCATCTGCAGGCGGCATCCAAATTCACGGTAGAGGTGCAGGAAATCGTATCCCTGCAGCAGCTGGTAGGAGAATTCGGTGAAGGACATCCCTTCGCTGGCCTCGCCGCTCAACCGTTTTTTGACGGAATCTTTAGCCATCATGTAGTTGACGGTAATATGCTTGCCGATATCGCGAATAAACGAAAGGAAGGAGAACTCTTTCATCCAGTCGTAATTGTTCACCAAGATTGCCCGGTTGGGAATATCACTTTCAAAGTCGAG of the Petrimonas mucosa genome contains:
- the tyrS gene encoding tyrosine--tRNA ligase produces the protein MNFVEELRWRGMIHDMMPGTEEQLLKERTAGYLGIDPTADSLHIGHLVGVMMLKHLQRAGHTPIALVGGATGMIGDPSMKSAERNLLDEQTLRHNQEAIKKQLAKFLDFESDIPNRAILVNNYDWMKEFSFLSFIRDIGKHITVNYMMAKDSVKKRLSGEASEGMSFTEFSYQLLQGYDFLHLYREFGCRLQMGGSDQWGNITTGTELIRRIAGGEAYALVCPLITKADGGKFGKTESGNVWLDSRYTSPYQFYQFWMNVSDADAEKYIKIFTSLSKEEIEALVAEQQAAPHMRPLQKRLAEEITVMVHSREEYEMAVTASEILFGKSTSQALRSINETTFLQVFDGVPQFNVSRDLLAGGVKAVELLTETAAVFPSKGEMRKTVQAGGVSINKDKLEDAETVIDTSYLIADKYILAQRGKKNYYLLIAI